The Benincasa hispida cultivar B227 chromosome 11, ASM972705v1, whole genome shotgun sequence genome has a segment encoding these proteins:
- the LOC120090515 gene encoding RNA-binding protein pno1, protein MQSIEASTSMEVETISTQTKNVVSTLPPKPQFDPLKPHEMNDGRVQFRKVSVPPHRYSPLKKAWMDIYTPIFDQMKIDIRMNLKARKVELKTRADTPDISNLQKCADFVHGFMLGFDVIDAIALLRVDELYVESFEIKDVKTLRGEHLSRAIGRLSGKAGKTKFAIENATKTRIVIADTKIHILGSFANIKIARDSLCSLILGSPAGKVYSKLRAVTARLAERF, encoded by the coding sequence ATGCAGTCGATCGAAGCCTCCACTTCTATGGAAGTAGAAACAATTTCAACTCAAACAAAAAATGTAGTTAGCACATTGCCACCAAAACCACAGTTTGATCCTCTAAAGCCTCATGAGATGAATGATGGTCGAGTTCAGTTCCGAAAAGTCTCCGTTCCTCCACATCGATATTCCCCTCTTAAGAAAGCATGGATGGATATTTATACCCCAATTTTTGACCAGATGAAAATTGACATCCGAATGAACCTCAAGGCCCGGAAAGTCGAGTTGAAAACCAGAGCAGACACACCTGACATCAGTAACTTGCAGAAGTGTGCAGATTTTGTTCATGGTTTCATGCTTGGTTTCGATGTGATTGATGCCATTGCACTCTTACGGGTTGATGAACTCTATGTGGAATCTTTTGAGATTAAAGATGTTAAAACGCTACGAGGCGAGCACTTGTCTCGTGCCATAGGAAGATTGTCTGGTAAAGCTGGTAAGACAAAATTCGCCATCGAAAATGCCACGAAGACAAGAATAGTTATTGCAGACACCAAGATTCACATATTAGGATCCTTTGCAAATATCAAGATTGCTAGGGATTCTCTTTGCAGCCTCATTTTAGGGTCTCCTGCTGGAAAAGTTTATTCAAAACTAAGGGCAGTCACAGCCAGATTGGCTGAAAGGTTTTGA